A region of Campylobacter sp. MG1 DNA encodes the following proteins:
- a CDS encoding anaerobic C4-dicarboxylate transporter, producing MDILMNLPNSLQFAIQLAIVCICLFYGSKKGGITLGMLGGVGLIVMIFGFGVKPGKPAIDVMLTILAVVVASATLQTSGGLDVMLQIAEKILRKNPKYISILAPITTCTLTILCGTGHVVYTILPIVYDIAIKNNIRPERPMAASSVSAQLGIIASPVSVAVVTLTAFIINSNHHLAGFDGYLDLLKITIPSTYLGVLCVGIFSWFRGKDLDKDSEFQEKIKDEEFKKYVYGGGCKSLIGEKLPNSAWLSMWIFLGAIALVAILGYFSNLRPAFNTKVDSASILIVDNNAKTMKEIPIKNSNLIITYNELNKTIKDGKVKSTKENIKAISIDNNLQITQENNYVIINNEKFENAKIIFSDKKEQAKPLGMVEVIQIFMLLAGSLIIIFTKTNANNISKSEIFKSGMVALVAVFGISWMADSMVATHTQMIKDSLGNILSEYPWTYAIVLIIISKLVNSQAAALVAFVPLALNIGVNPAIILAFAPACYGYFILPTYPSDLAAIQFDRSGTTRIGRFVINHSFIIPGFIGVITSSIFGYFLASFYGYL from the coding sequence ATGGATATTCTTATGAATTTACCTAATTCTTTACAATTTGCTATACAACTAGCTATTGTATGTATTTGCCTATTTTATGGCTCAAAAAAAGGTGGAATTACTCTTGGAATGTTAGGTGGCGTTGGGCTTATTGTGATGATTTTTGGCTTTGGTGTAAAACCAGGAAAACCAGCAATTGATGTTATGCTAACTATTTTAGCAGTTGTTGTGGCTAGCGCAACACTTCAAACCAGTGGTGGTCTTGATGTAATGCTTCAAATAGCTGAAAAAATTCTTAGAAAAAATCCAAAATATATTAGTATTTTAGCTCCAATTACGACTTGCACCCTAACAATTCTTTGTGGCACAGGGCATGTTGTTTATACAATTTTACCTATTGTATATGACATAGCCATTAAAAACAATATTAGACCTGAAAGACCGATGGCAGCAAGTAGTGTTTCAGCACAACTTGGAATAATTGCTAGCCCAGTATCAGTGGCTGTAGTAACTCTAACAGCATTTATTATTAATAGTAATCATCACTTAGCAGGATTTGATGGATATTTGGACTTACTTAAAATTACAATACCATCAACTTATTTAGGAGTGCTTTGCGTTGGAATATTTAGCTGGTTTAGGGGTAAAGATTTAGATAAAGATAGTGAATTTCAAGAAAAAATTAAAGATGAAGAATTTAAAAAATATGTTTATGGTGGTGGGTGCAAATCATTAATAGGTGAAAAATTACCTAATAGTGCTTGGTTATCAATGTGGATATTTTTAGGCGCTATTGCCTTAGTTGCTATTTTAGGATATTTTTCAAATCTACGACCTGCATTTAATACAAAAGTTGATTCAGCAAGTATTTTAATCGTAGATAATAATGCTAAAACAATGAAAGAAATACCTATTAAGAATTCAAATCTCATAATTACTTATAATGAATTAAATAAAACTATTAAAGATGGTAAAGTAAAAAGCACGAAAGAAAATATAAAAGCAATTAGCATTGATAATAATCTACAAATAACACAAGAAAATAACTATGTAATTATTAATAATGAAAAATTTGAAAATGCAAAAATTATTTTTAGCGATAAAAAAGAACAAGCAAAACCTTTAGGAATGGTTGAAGTAATTCAAATTTTTATGCTTTTGGCAGGTTCATTAATAATAATCTTTACAAAAACTAATGCAAATAATATTTCAAAAAGTGAGATATTTAAATCTGGAATGGTTGCTCTTGTGGCTGTATTTGGAATCTCTTGGATGGCTGATAGTATGGTTGCAACACATACTCAAATGATAAAAGATAGCTTAGGAAATATATTAAGCGAATATCCTTGGACTTACGCAATAGTTTTAATAATAATTTCTAAATTAGTAAATTCTCAAGCAGCCGCACTTGTAGCGTTTGTGCCACTAGCTTTAAATATAGGAGTTAATCCAGCAATTATTTTAGCATTCGCACCAGCTTGTTATGGCTATTTTATTTTGCCAACATATCCAAGTGATTTAGCAGCTATTCAATTTGATAGAAGTGGAACAACTCGTATAGGAAGATTTGTAATAAATCATAGTTTTATTATTCCTGGTTTTATAGGTGTTATTACTTCAAGTATTTTTGGATATTTTCTTGCGAGTTTTTATGGTTATTTATAA